A single region of the Chryseobacterium culicis genome encodes:
- the rsmG gene encoding 16S rRNA (guanine(527)-N(7))-methyltransferase RsmG encodes MSASLLLKYFPDLTEKQKEQFSQLENLYHEWNEKINVISRKDMESLYEKHILHSLGIAKVMEFAPGTKVLDIGTGGGFPGIPLAILFPETTFTLIDSIGKKISVVQAVADGVGLTNVTAIHGRAEKLKEKFHFVVSRAVTQMPEFLRWLKGKFEKEQFNPKHNGILYLKGGDLAEELAGIKCEIFNLKHYFDEEFFDTKKVVYVSKGNFNS; translated from the coding sequence ATGTCTGCATCGTTACTATTAAAATATTTCCCGGATCTTACTGAAAAACAGAAAGAACAGTTTTCTCAATTGGAAAATCTGTATCATGAATGGAATGAAAAGATCAACGTAATTTCCAGAAAAGATATGGAGTCGCTGTATGAAAAACATATTTTGCACTCTTTGGGAATTGCAAAAGTGATGGAGTTTGCTCCCGGAACTAAAGTTTTGGATATCGGAACCGGAGGAGGTTTTCCCGGAATTCCTTTAGCGATTCTGTTTCCTGAAACCACATTCACTTTGATTGATTCTATTGGAAAGAAGATCAGCGTGGTACAGGCTGTAGCGGATGGAGTAGGGTTAACCAATGTAACGGCTATCCATGGAAGAGCTGAGAAACTGAAAGAAAAATTCCACTTTGTAGTCAGCAGAGCGGTGACCCAGATGCCGGAATTCCTAAGATGGCTGAAAGGTAAGTTTGAAAAAGAACAGTTTAACCCTAAACATAACGGGATTTTATATTTAAAAGGTGGTGATCTTGCAGAAGAACTGGCCGGAATTAAATGTGAAATTTTCAATCTTAAACACTATTTTGATGAAGAATTTTTTGATACTAAAAAAGTAGTTTATGTATCAAAAGGTAATTTTAATTCCTGA